The Pelagibaculum spongiae genome has a segment encoding these proteins:
- a CDS encoding SMI1/KNR4 family protein yields the protein MLESIAATWHAGLRWKRLQSYLSAISPEIQDSLQPPISNHTINQLEQQWSCCLPNDYRRLHKFSSGQNHKRTPGLWLGLHWLTLEQHFFCQSNLDYQIISPEQIQQPLRSEKWLVFAGNHSKTAQSSKQASSKQPSSGASLAIDFSPAGFGTVGQILVLFHHSKEVSLLADSFGSFIDDFLHRLDDHQLTSDCHGQLLSRNNPEQPLIDQLHQQLRNQHARCSYR from the coding sequence ATGCTCGAATCAATTGCTGCAACTTGGCACGCCGGACTTCGCTGGAAAAGACTGCAATCATACTTGAGTGCAATCTCGCCAGAGATTCAAGACAGCCTGCAACCGCCTATATCCAATCACACAATCAACCAGCTTGAACAACAATGGAGCTGCTGCCTACCCAATGACTATCGCCGCCTGCATAAATTCAGTAGTGGCCAAAACCATAAACGAACACCCGGTTTATGGTTGGGCTTGCATTGGCTAACTTTGGAGCAACATTTCTTCTGCCAGAGTAACTTGGATTACCAAATCATCTCACCAGAGCAAATCCAACAACCGCTTCGCAGTGAAAAATGGCTAGTGTTTGCAGGCAATCACAGTAAAACAGCTCAGTCATCTAAACAGGCTTCATCTAAGCAACCGTCATCTGGCGCATCATTAGCCATCGATTTTTCACCGGCAGGCTTTGGCACAGTCGGCCAAATACTAGTGCTATTTCATCATTCAAAAGAAGTTTCTTTACTCGCCGATAGCTTTGGCAGCTTTATAGATGACTTTTTACATCGATTAGATGATCATCAGCTCACCAGCGATTGCCATGGCCAGCTATTAAGCCGCAACAATCCTGAACAGCCATTAATTGACCAGCTCCACCAGCAACTGAGAAACCAACATGCTCGATGTTCATATCGATGA
- a CDS encoding CBM96 family carbohydrate-binding protein, with translation MAITPLRFRALLLFFAIFFIAGCSSSTPESTTSEDTKPVILDSDSDGVRDELDAFPFDPSETKDSDNDGVGDRADRFPNNPAESKDSDDDGVGDNADRFPKDPTETADSDNDGTGDNADKFPNNPAETKDSDQDGVGDNTDAFPNDPTETADLDKDGTGDNADPTPNGVPDVGIPDSDSDGVTDNLDTFPNDPSETTDTDGDGVGNNADAFPYNPAETKDSDKDGMGDNADAFPLDPKETSDSDKDGVGDNSDLFPNNPSETKDTDKDGMGDNADAFPLDPKEISDSDKDGMGDNADAFPNDPNETLDSDNDRVGDNADAFPNDPNETLDSDNDRVGDNADAFPNDASETKDTDNDRVGDNADAFPLDPKETLDSDNDNVGDNADAFPNDASETKDTDKDSVGDNADAFPNDPNETLDSDNDSVGDNADAFPLDPKETLDSDNDNVGDNADAFPNDASETKDTDKDNVGDNADAFPLDPKETSDSDKDGMGDNADAFPNDPNETLDSDNDRVGDNADAFPNDPNETLDSDNDSVGDNADAFPNDPNETLDSDNDRVGDNADAFPNDASETVDSDGDGMGDNADAFPNDASETKDTDNDRVGDNADAFPFDPKETLDSDNDNVGDNADAFPLDPKETSDSDNDRVGDNADAFPNDPSETLDSDNDRVGDNADAFPNDPSETLDSDNDRVGDNADAFPNDPNETLDSDNDRVGDNADAFPNDASETVDSDGDGMGDNADAFPNDASETKDTDKDNVGDNADAFPFDPKETLDSDKDSVGDNADAFPNNASETKDTDKDSVGDNADAFPFDPKETSDSDKDGMGDNADAFPLDPKETLDSDNDNVGDNADAFPNDPSETLDSDNDRVGDNADAFPNDPSETLDSDNDRVGDNADAFPNDASETVDSDGDGMGDNADAFPNDASETKDTDKDNVGDNADAFPFDPKETLDSDNDNVGDNADAFPLDASETKDTDKDSVGDNADAFPNDASETVDSDGDGMGDNADAFPNDPSETLDSDNDSVGDNADAFPLDASETKDTDKDSVGDNADAFPNNPNETLDSDNDSVGDNADAFPNDPNETLDSDNDRVGDNADAFPFDPKETSDSDKDGMGDNADAFPNDASETVDSDGDGIGDNADIYPNDPSNQGDAEFLLSGRTIYQGDAQSSVDFSFSLNNGNADSFEMIQGVLPQGLSIHHDANNLSISGMPQYAGYYRLTLRATSGQKSSDFSTTIVIEPSKKLVDNTVRTEALTAVADSYLTNSTDFKYGNENSLRISSQQYNGYQQSILRFDTPITSEPLISAFLELHVAKIKHGDVPVIIDGVANNWNEASVNWFTLFIFGSSKTRLPFFGPKISNTIAENTTNTTIRIDVSNLITSTLRTDKSAISFFMSRAHDGDSFVDFSSKEVADKAPKLILKYQADNSAAFTVSHDASSSFLNRQINQTINLQFSKPVQTLPDSAVMLENAELLALVKTSDNTYQISMISDGDYFASFSLDHTQIRSINDDTLAATPSTTIPIIEPVQLPAAIKDSIYIRQDVNLNNGILLFDIPAQNEVARSVILQITLKDIRDDGTPLIIRNVVNNLPSKAYVSKIIRYSDAGKTHLIDISSLFDTPLTEGLMTLSFEFNEQTDSTHVTRAQGLSRGNPTEFPQLRINNHHPLPASTSDLIQEDWTQTLITAGQDRVTVHGGAIIEYDKVPEPAQYPIIYYPDDNPATLELEGQALPQSGLEREGTTPHYDDRFHVWLRMGRGTYVVNPYADDKKWTLFNTADEAYYRMPTSSANHYDPGILGYYNSMEQRLNLQGKTAYEKLRAFYDFIKGDNDDVYYNSAAGRGTATFVMNKILHNKQVNNEKRVGIACWGYTSLFTGYARYLGYAATQADTNGHIWTLIRFDDAWHLFDATPGYSYFNTFGRH, from the coding sequence ATGGCCATCACACCTCTTCGCTTTAGAGCGTTATTGTTATTCTTTGCTATTTTTTTCATCGCAGGCTGCTCAAGCAGCACTCCTGAAAGCACAACATCGGAAGACACTAAACCCGTTATTTTAGATAGTGACTCCGACGGCGTTCGAGATGAGCTGGACGCATTCCCTTTCGATCCAAGCGAAACCAAAGACTCCGATAACGATGGCGTAGGTGATAGGGCCGATAGATTCCCCAACAACCCCGCTGAATCAAAAGATTCAGATGACGATGGTGTCGGCGACAACGCCGATAGATTCCCCAAAGATCCAACTGAAACTGCCGATTCCGATAATGATGGCACCGGTGACAATGCAGACAAATTCCCCAACAACCCCGCCGAAACAAAAGACTCAGACCAAGATGGTGTCGGTGACAATACTGATGCCTTCCCTAACGACCCAACTGAAACTGCCGATCTTGATAAGGACGGTACCGGCGACAACGCTGATCCAACGCCTAATGGCGTTCCAGACGTCGGCATACCGGATTCGGATTCAGATGGCGTAACAGACAATCTCGACACATTCCCAAACGACCCTAGTGAAACCACCGACACAGACGGCGATGGCGTGGGCAACAATGCAGATGCCTTCCCATACAATCCGGCCGAAACCAAAGATTCAGATAAAGATGGTATGGGCGACAATGCCGATGCATTCCCATTAGATCCAAAAGAAACTTCAGATTCAGATAAAGATGGTGTTGGCGATAATTCAGACCTCTTTCCAAACAACCCATCTGAAACCAAAGACACAGATAAAGATGGTATGGGCGACAATGCTGATGCATTCCCATTAGATCCAAAAGAAATTTCAGATTCAGATAAAGACGGCATGGGCGACAATGCCGATGCCTTCCCAAATGATCCGAATGAAACTCTAGATTCAGATAACGATCGTGTTGGCGACAATGCTGATGCCTTCCCAAATGATCCGAATGAAACTCTAGATTCAGATAACGATCGTGTTGGCGATAACGCTGATGCATTTCCAAATGATGCTTCAGAAACTAAAGACACAGATAACGATCGTGTTGGCGATAACGCCGATGCGTTTCCATTAGATCCAAAAGAAACTCTAGATTCAGATAACGATAATGTTGGCGATAATGCCGATGCCTTCCCAAATGATGCTTCAGAAACTAAAGACACAGATAAAGATAGCGTTGGCGATAATGCCGATGCCTTCCCAAATGATCCGAATGAAACTCTAGATTCAGATAACGATAGCGTGGGCGATAATGCCGATGCGTTTCCATTAGACCCAAAAGAAACTCTAGATTCAGATAACGATAATGTTGGCGATAATGCCGATGCATTTCCAAATGATGCTTCAGAAACTAAAGACACAGATAAAGATAATGTTGGCGACAACGCCGATGCATTCCCATTAGATCCAAAAGAAACTTCAGATTCAGATAAAGACGGCATGGGCGACAATGCCGATGCATTTCCAAATGATCCGAATGAAACTCTAGATTCAGATAACGATCGTGTTGGCGATAACGCTGATGCCTTCCCAAATGATCCGAATGAAACTCTAGATTCAGATAACGATAGCGTTGGCGACAATGCTGATGCATTCCCAAATGATCCGAATGAAACTCTAGATTCAGATAACGATCGTGTTGGCGATAATGCCGATGCATTTCCAAATGATGCTTCAGAAACAGTTGATAGCGATGGTGATGGCATGGGCGATAATGCCGATGCATTTCCAAATGATGCTTCAGAAACTAAAGACACAGATAACGATCGTGTTGGCGATAACGCTGATGCCTTCCCATTCGATCCAAAAGAAACTCTAGATTCAGATAACGATAATGTTGGCGACAACGCTGATGCCTTCCCATTGGATCCAAAAGAAACTTCAGATTCAGATAACGATCGTGTTGGTGATAACGCTGATGCCTTCCCAAATGATCCATCTGAAACTCTAGATTCAGATAACGATCGTGTTGGCGACAACGCCGATGCCTTCCCAAATGATCCATCTGAAACTCTAGATTCAGATAACGATCGTGTTGGCGACAACGCCGATGCCTTCCCAAATGATCCGAATGAAACTTTAGATTCAGATAACGATCGTGTTGGCGACAATGCCGATGCATTTCCAAATGATGCTTCAGAAACAGTTGATAGCGATGGTGATGGCATGGGCGATAATGCCGATGCATTTCCAAATGATGCTTCAGAAACTAAAGACACAGATAAAGATAATGTTGGCGATAACGCTGATGCCTTCCCATTCGATCCAAAAGAAACTTTAGATTCAGATAAAGATAGTGTTGGCGATAATGCCGATGCGTTTCCAAATAATGCTTCAGAAACTAAAGACACAGATAAAGATAGTGTTGGCGATAACGCCGATGCCTTCCCATTCGATCCAAAAGAAACTTCAGATTCAGATAAAGACGGCATGGGCGATAATGCCGATGCGTTTCCATTAGATCCAAAAGAAACTCTAGATTCAGATAACGATAATGTTGGCGACAACGCCGATGCCTTCCCAAATGATCCATCTGAAACTCTAGATTCAGATAACGATCGTGTTGGCGATAATGCCGATGCATTTCCAAATGATCCATCTGAAACTCTAGATTCAGATAACGATCGTGTTGGCGATAATGCCGATGCATTTCCAAATGATGCTTCAGAAACAGTTGATAGCGATGGTGATGGCATGGGCGATAATGCCGATGCATTTCCAAATGATGCTTCAGAAACTAAAGACACAGATAAAGATAATGTTGGCGATAACGCTGATGCCTTCCCATTCGATCCAAAAGAAACTCTAGATTCAGATAACGATAATGTTGGCGATAATGCCGATGCTTTTCCATTAGATGCTTCTGAAACTAAAGACACAGATAAAGATAGTGTTGGCGATAATGCCGATGCATTTCCAAATGATGCTTCAGAAACAGTTGATAGCGATGGTGATGGCATGGGCGATAATGCCGATGCCTTTCCAAATGATCCATCTGAAACTCTGGATTCAGATAACGATAGCGTTGGCGACAATGCCGATGCTTTCCCATTAGATGCTTCTGAAACTAAAGACACAGATAAAGATAGTGTTGGCGACAATGCTGATGCCTTCCCAAATAATCCGAATGAAACTCTGGATTCAGATAACGATAGCGTTGGCGACAACGCCGATGCCTTTCCAAATGATCCGAATGAAACTCTAGATTCAGATAACGATCGTGTTGGCGATAACGCTGATGCCTTCCCATTCGATCCAAAAGAAACTTCAGATTCAGATAAAGACGGCATGGGCGATAATGCCGATGCATTTCCAAATGATGCTTCAGAAACAGTTGATAGCGATGGTGATGGCATTGGCGACAATGCTGACATTTACCCTAACGACCCAAGCAATCAAGGTGACGCCGAGTTTTTATTAAGCGGGCGAACGATTTATCAAGGTGATGCGCAAAGCTCGGTTGATTTTTCTTTCAGCCTTAATAACGGCAATGCAGATTCATTTGAAATGATTCAAGGTGTTCTGCCGCAGGGGCTTTCAATTCATCATGACGCTAACAATTTAAGCATTAGCGGAATGCCACAATACGCCGGTTATTATCGCTTGACTTTAAGAGCCACTAGCGGCCAAAAATCCAGCGATTTTTCAACCACAATTGTTATCGAACCTAGTAAGAAACTGGTCGATAATACAGTACGCACCGAAGCTTTAACTGCCGTAGCAGACAGCTATTTAACAAACAGTACAGATTTTAAATACGGAAACGAAAACAGCCTTAGAATCAGTAGCCAGCAATACAATGGCTACCAACAAAGTATTTTACGCTTTGACACACCCATAACTTCAGAACCACTCATATCTGCTTTTTTAGAGCTACATGTAGCCAAAATAAAGCATGGCGACGTGCCAGTAATTATTGATGGTGTTGCCAATAATTGGAATGAAGCAAGTGTAAACTGGTTTACTTTATTCATATTTGGCTCATCAAAAACTCGCCTTCCATTTTTTGGGCCAAAAATAAGCAATACGATTGCCGAAAATACCACTAACACAACTATCCGAATTGATGTTTCTAATTTGATCACCTCTACACTGCGCACAGATAAATCAGCAATATCATTCTTTATGTCACGCGCACACGACGGAGATTCTTTTGTCGATTTCTCTTCAAAAGAAGTCGCAGATAAAGCACCAAAATTAATCCTGAAATATCAGGCGGATAATAGCGCCGCATTTACTGTTAGCCACGATGCAAGCTCAAGTTTCCTTAATCGGCAAATCAATCAAACAATTAATTTGCAGTTTTCTAAGCCAGTTCAAACGCTACCCGATAGCGCTGTAATGTTGGAAAATGCAGAATTATTAGCGCTAGTAAAAACATCTGACAACACTTATCAAATATCGATGATTAGTGATGGCGACTATTTCGCATCATTCAGTTTAGATCACACACAAATTCGCTCAATAAATGATGACACTCTAGCTGCAACGCCATCAACTACCATTCCAATAATCGAACCAGTTCAGCTACCTGCAGCAATAAAAGATTCAATTTATATAAGGCAAGATGTCAATTTAAATAACGGCATACTTCTATTCGATATTCCCGCTCAGAATGAAGTAGCCCGCTCGGTTATTTTACAAATAACTCTGAAAGATATTCGTGATGATGGCACACCGCTCATTATTAGAAATGTGGTGAACAATTTGCCATCTAAAGCTTATGTATCAAAAATAATTCGTTATTCTGATGCAGGAAAAACCCATTTAATTGATATCAGCTCGCTCTTTGACACTCCGCTAACGGAAGGCTTAATGACATTAAGTTTTGAGTTTAATGAGCAAACTGATTCAACACATGTTACTCGAGCACAAGGTCTGTCCAGAGGAAATCCAACCGAATTTCCACAACTAAGAATCAACAATCATCACCCGTTACCCGCATCCACTTCAGACTTGATTCAAGAAGACTGGACGCAAACGCTAATCACCGCCGGGCAAGATCGTGTCACAGTGCATGGCGGTGCAATTATTGAATACGACAAGGTTCCAGAGCCTGCTCAATATCCAATTATTTATTATCCAGATGATAATCCAGCAACACTTGAGCTAGAGGGCCAAGCGCTACCGCAAAGCGGGTTAGAAAGAGAAGGAACAACCCCGCATTACGATGATCGTTTTCATGTTTGGCTAAGAATGGGGCGGGGCACCTATGTAGTTAATCCATATGCAGATGATAAAAAATGGACTCTATTTAATACCGCAGATGAAGCCTATTACCGAATGCCAACAAGTTCTGCTAATCATTATGATCCAGGCATTCTTGGCTATTACAACTCCATGGAACAGCGCTTAAATTTACAGGGCAAAACAGCTTATGAAAAACTACGCGCATTTTATGATTTCATCAAAGGGGATAATGATGACGTCTACTACAACTCTGCCGCTGGTCGAGGCACTGCCACTTTTGTAATGAATAAAATTTTGCACAACAAGCAAGTAAACAATGAAAAAAGAGTAGGCATTGCATGCTGGGGCTACACCTCACTATTCACAGGCTATGCCCGCTATCTTGGCTACGCCGCAACTCAGGCGGATACTAACGGTCATATCTGGACACTAATTCGATTCGACGATGCTTGGCATCTGTTCGATGCGACGCCTGGATACAGTTACTTCAATACGTTTGGTCGCCATTAA
- a CDS encoding outer membrane protein OmpK, protein MKAIKYAAVAALAMGMAAPASADYLYGFGDVSVNYLDWSDGTEARSGHHNEFVYLELEGGAGFTWGEVYGFFDIENAPRGNEGIRTAYKGTIAYKTGLADLRLYGQHYASNSGGFNASNTVAGVSYNLGGNGWFFNPFIGFHHTVTTSVFGAAGATLANVDAGVVDDPATPFDERGAPLAGKFSGLNGGMFGWVGMYNFELAGQKFAVSQWHETEFGRKDAYSKVAVGVSTSGKLTSEKSLSHQGAVAAWWNITPQFATGVQYRYADSKLGGDGYKNAAIYTVKYNF, encoded by the coding sequence ATGAAAGCTATCAAGTATGCAGCAGTAGCTGCACTGGCCATGGGTATGGCTGCACCAGCATCGGCTGATTATTTATATGGTTTTGGTGATGTATCTGTTAACTATTTAGATTGGTCTGATGGAACTGAAGCACGTTCTGGCCACCACAACGAGTTTGTATACCTGGAACTGGAAGGTGGTGCAGGTTTTACTTGGGGTGAAGTATACGGTTTCTTCGATATTGAAAATGCTCCTCGTGGTAATGAAGGTATCCGTACTGCATACAAAGGCACTATCGCATATAAAACTGGTTTAGCAGACTTACGCCTGTATGGTCAGCATTATGCATCTAATTCTGGTGGGTTTAACGCTAGTAACACCGTTGCTGGTGTTAGCTATAACCTGGGTGGCAATGGTTGGTTCTTTAACCCATTTATTGGTTTCCATCATACAGTTACCACCAGTGTATTTGGTGCGGCTGGTGCAACATTGGCTAATGTTGATGCTGGTGTAGTTGATGACCCTGCAACTCCATTCGACGAACGCGGTGCTCCTCTGGCTGGTAAGTTCAGTGGCTTGAATGGTGGTATGTTCGGTTGGGTTGGTATGTACAACTTCGAACTGGCAGGTCAGAAGTTTGCAGTTTCACAGTGGCATGAAACTGAATTCGGCCGCAAGGATGCATACAGTAAGGTTGCTGTAGGTGTGTCAACATCGGGCAAATTGACTAGTGAAAAGTCTCTGAGCCATCAGGGTGCAGTTGCTGCATGGTGGAATATTACGCCTCAGTTCGCTACTGGTGTTCAGTACCGCTACGCAGACAGCAAGCTGGGCGGTGACGGATACAAGAATGCTGCTATCTACACTGTTAAGTACAACTTCTAA
- the msrB gene encoding peptide-methionine (R)-S-oxide reductase MsrB: MSDEKNNQDEIFRAKLTPEQYHVCREKGTERPFTGRYWNAFDDGVYRCICCNEPLFNADEKFDAGCGWPSFTDSVGNSHQEHTDSSHGMTRTEVTCRSCGSHLGHVFPDGPAPTGRRFCINSASLDFDPTNSDTDN; this comes from the coding sequence ATGAGTGATGAAAAAAACAATCAAGATGAAATCTTCCGTGCAAAATTAACCCCAGAACAGTACCATGTGTGCCGCGAAAAAGGCACGGAGAGGCCTTTTACTGGTCGCTACTGGAATGCGTTCGACGATGGTGTTTATCGGTGTATTTGCTGCAATGAACCGTTATTTAATGCCGATGAAAAGTTCGACGCAGGTTGCGGCTGGCCGAGTTTTACCGACTCTGTCGGAAATAGTCATCAGGAGCACACAGATTCTAGCCATGGTATGACGCGCACTGAGGTGACGTGTCGTAGTTGTGGTTCGCATCTGGGGCATGTATTCCCTGATGGCCCTGCACCCACTGGACGGCGTTTTTGCATAAACTCGGCTTCGCTTGATTTCGATCCCACAAATTCAGACACAGATAACTAG
- the trpB gene encoding tryptophan synthase subunit beta codes for MSNQSFLPMPDHNGMFGEYGGSIIPPELQKAIDEITLAYEEIRQTDVFKEELRDLLKHYVGRPSPVYHAKRLSDDAGGAQIWLKREDLNHTGAHKINHCLGEALLAKHMGKKKVIAETGAGQHGVALSAACALVGIPCEIHMGEIDIAKEHPNVVKIKILGCKLISVDRGTRTLKDAVDSAFEEYLTNPQDYLYAIGSVVGPHPFPAMVRDFQQIIGEEARKQMIERTGRLPDYAMACIGGGSNAIGLFTAFLSDESVKIIGVEPSGKGLDTPDHAATMTLGKPGALHGFKSYLLQDENGQPLPVYSIASGLDYPGVGPQHCYLKDIGRVEYTTATDDECLDAFMKLSRLEGIIPALESAHAVAAAARMAKYLPKTTNILVNLSGRGDKDADFVAEKLGL; via the coding sequence ATGTCGAATCAATCTTTTCTGCCGATGCCAGACCACAACGGCATGTTTGGTGAATACGGCGGCTCAATCATCCCACCTGAGCTGCAAAAAGCGATCGATGAAATCACTCTAGCCTATGAAGAAATCCGTCAGACCGACGTTTTTAAAGAAGAACTACGCGATTTACTAAAGCATTATGTCGGTCGCCCCAGTCCGGTTTATCACGCCAAACGACTCAGCGATGATGCAGGCGGCGCGCAAATTTGGCTTAAGCGTGAAGATCTTAACCATACCGGCGCCCATAAAATTAACCATTGCCTAGGCGAAGCCTTGCTAGCCAAGCATATGGGCAAAAAGAAAGTAATCGCCGAAACCGGTGCCGGGCAACATGGCGTTGCTTTATCGGCAGCTTGCGCCCTTGTCGGCATTCCCTGTGAAATCCACATGGGCGAAATTGACATTGCCAAAGAACACCCCAACGTCGTCAAAATAAAAATCCTGGGCTGTAAACTAATTTCGGTTGACCGCGGCACCCGCACTTTAAAAGATGCAGTTGATAGTGCCTTTGAAGAATATTTAACCAATCCGCAAGATTATTTGTATGCGATTGGCTCGGTCGTTGGCCCGCACCCCTTCCCGGCAATGGTGCGCGACTTCCAACAAATTATTGGCGAAGAAGCCCGCAAGCAAATGATTGAACGCACCGGTCGCCTACCAGATTATGCAATGGCTTGTATTGGCGGCGGATCAAACGCAATTGGTTTGTTCACTGCATTTTTAAGTGACGAAAGCGTTAAAATAATTGGCGTTGAGCCTTCAGGCAAAGGTTTAGATACACCGGATCATGCTGCAACCATGACGCTTGGAAAACCCGGTGCTTTACATGGATTTAAATCTTATTTACTGCAAGATGAAAATGGCCAGCCATTGCCAGTTTATTCAATTGCTTCAGGGTTAGATTATCCTGGCGTTGGCCCGCAACACTGCTATCTGAAAGATATCGGCCGAGTAGAATACACCACCGCCACCGACGATGAATGCCTCGATGCCTTTATGAAACTTTCTCGATTGGAAGGGATTATTCCCGCATTAGAAAGCGCCCATGCCGTTGCAGCTGCTGCTCGCATGGCAAAATATTTGCCGAAAACGACTAATATTTTGGTGAATTTAAGTGGTCGTGGCGATAAAGATGCAGATTTTGTGGCAGAGAAGCTGGGATTGTAA
- a CDS encoding glyceraldehyde-3-phosphate dehydrogenase, with amino-acid sequence MSPEYDQKEACFSDWKQREEIAEQMLPVIGRLYRDNGVVINLFGRRLVNQSTIGILKAHRFVRQIAGRELSVKETFPIIQAMTKLNLASGRVDVARLAIAWQEQAEGDLFDFVKQQLEGLNTGRQNVLKQPQDVVLYGFGRIGRLLARMLVERSGGGDKMRLRAIVVRKTGAEDDLAKRASLLRRDSVHGSFQGTILIDEENSALICNGNFIKLIYADGPDKIDYTAHGIDNAIVVDNTGMWRDKEGLGLHLKSKGVSKVLLTAPGKGDIPNVVHGINHNELDSDEKIFSAASCTTNAIVPILKVLNDNYGIKNGHVETCHSYTNDQNLIDNYHKGSRRGRAAALNMVISETGAAKAVAKVLPQLAGKLTGNAIRVPTPNVSLAILNLNFDKATDRDSLNNELRQVALHSPLKEQIAYTNSPEVVSSDFVGFPAAGIVDSLATIVDGDRAVVYVWYDNEFGYSCQVIRVIQQMAGIEFPEYPLG; translated from the coding sequence GTGAGCCCGGAGTATGACCAGAAAGAAGCCTGTTTCAGCGATTGGAAACAGCGCGAAGAAATCGCCGAGCAAATGCTGCCTGTTATAGGCCGTTTGTATCGAGATAATGGTGTGGTAATCAACCTTTTTGGTCGTCGATTGGTCAATCAATCCACGATCGGCATTTTGAAAGCCCATCGTTTCGTTCGCCAAATTGCTGGTAGAGAACTGTCGGTTAAAGAGACCTTCCCAATTATTCAAGCAATGACCAAGCTGAACCTAGCTTCAGGTCGAGTGGATGTTGCACGGTTGGCGATTGCCTGGCAAGAGCAAGCCGAAGGTGATCTATTTGACTTCGTCAAGCAACAGCTAGAAGGGTTGAATACTGGCCGTCAAAATGTGCTCAAACAGCCACAAGATGTCGTGCTGTATGGCTTTGGTCGGATTGGCCGTTTGCTAGCAAGAATGCTGGTTGAGCGTTCAGGTGGTGGCGATAAGATGCGCTTGCGCGCCATTGTGGTGCGTAAAACCGGTGCAGAAGATGACCTAGCCAAGCGTGCCAGCTTGTTGCGTCGCGATTCAGTTCACGGCAGCTTCCAGGGCACCATTCTGATCGATGAAGAAAACAGTGCATTAATTTGCAATGGTAACTTCATCAAGCTTATCTATGCCGATGGACCGGATAAAATCGATTACACCGCGCATGGCATTGATAATGCGATTGTGGTGGATAACACAGGTATGTGGCGCGACAAAGAAGGCCTAGGCTTGCATTTGAAAAGCAAAGGCGTTTCTAAAGTATTGCTGACTGCGCCGGGTAAAGGAGATATCCCGAATGTAGTACATGGTATTAACCACAATGAGCTGGATTCTGATGAGAAGATTTTCTCGGCAGCTAGTTGTACTACCAATGCAATCGTGCCAATTCTTAAAGTATTAAACGACAATTACGGCATAAAGAATGGCCATGTCGAAACTTGCCATTCTTACACTAACGACCAGAACCTGATTGATAATTATCACAAGGGTTCTCGTCGCGGTCGTGCTGCTGCATTGAATATGGTTATCTCTGAAACGGGCGCAGCAAAAGCGGTCGCTAAAGTCTTACCACAATTAGCAGGCAAATTAACCGGAAACGCTATTCGGGTACCGACTCCCAATGTTTCATTGGCAATCCTTAACCTGAATTTTGATAAGGCAACAGACCGGGATTCATTGAACAATGAATTGCGTCAGGTAGCCCTTCATTCACCGCTTAAGGAGCAGATTGCTTATACCAATTCTCCTGAAGTAGTTTCGAGTGATTTTGTCGGTTTCCCAGCGGCAGGCATTGTCGATTCGTTAGCAACAATTGTTGATGGCGATCGGGCAGTGGTTTACGTCTGGT